The Parafrankia discariae sequence CAACACCGCGCGGATGCGGGCGGTGTCGTAGCCCACCCGGTCGCGCGCCCGAACGGGTGCCAGCGGACCCGGAGCGGCACGCACGTCGCCGCCGCCGTCCTCGGTGACTTCGGGAATGACGTCCACGCGTTCGCACTCTGGCATCCACCCGCCGGTTCCGACAGTGATTTTCCATGCCCCGGCCCCGGCGCCCGCGGTCCGCGGCTCGGACCAGCCCCACCGGCCGGCAACCAGCCCGCAACCAGCCCGTGGTCCGACCAGCCGCGACGACCGTGGGCACAGCGCGATGATGGGCGGGGAGCCCATGACCCGGCGAGAGGAGCCAACCGATGCCCGGCCCGACGTTCGGCGACGTGGACTACGAGACCCACGGGGGCGGGTACGCCCACGGGCGCCGTACCGACCCGCGCATCGCCAGCCTCGTCCACGCCGCGCTCGCCGACGCGCGCACGGTGCTCAACGTGGGCGCCGGTGCCGGCTCGTACGAACCCGGCGACCGCCATGTGCTCGCGGTCGAACCGTCCGCCGCGATGCGCGCCGGGCGGCCACCGCACCTGCCGCCGGCGGTCAACGCCGTCGCCGAGGACCTGCCGTTCGACGACGCCAGCGTCGACGCCGCGATGGCGATGGTCACCGTCCACCAGTGGCCCGACCCCGACCGTGGGCTGCGGGAGCTGCGGCGGGTCAGCCGCGGCCCGGTCGTCGTGCTCACCTTCGACCCCGACGCCCTCGACCGGCTCTGGCTCGCCGACTACCTGCCCGAGCTGACGGCCACCGAACGCCGCCGCTTCCCGCCGATCGAGCGCATCCGGACGGCTCTGGGCGGCACCACGACGGTCACCCCGGTGCCCGTGCCCGCCGACTGCGTCGACGGGTTCGCCGAGGCGTTCTACAACCGCCCCGAACGCTTCCTCGACCCGGCCGTACGAAACTGCCAGTCCGCCTGGGGCTTCCTCGACCCGGCCATGGCGCGGCGGGGACTCGCCCGGCTGCG is a genomic window containing:
- a CDS encoding class I SAM-dependent methyltransferase encodes the protein MPGPTFGDVDYETHGGGYAHGRRTDPRIASLVHAALADARTVLNVGAGAGSYEPGDRHVLAVEPSAAMRAGRPPHLPPAVNAVAEDLPFDDASVDAAMAMVTVHQWPDPDRGLRELRRVSRGPVVVLTFDPDALDRLWLADYLPELTATERRRFPPIERIRTALGGTTTVTPVPVPADCVDGFAEAFYNRPERFLDPAVRNCQSAWGFLDPAMARRGLARLRADLESGAWDHRHGALRHQPTFTGALRLVTALPAGAGTGDHRRPA